One region of Streptomyces leeuwenhoekii genomic DNA includes:
- a CDS encoding FAD-dependent monooxygenase gives MTPTTHETTSPRLPVIIAGAGIGGLSAAIALRRVGVPVRIYERASRLGAAGSGLSVMSNAVAALASLGIDLHLSKRGQDIETFRVLDETGNLIREQPLKAVTDALGVPSVCVTRADLQDALLAEAEGTPLALGHAVAGYEPDPDGVTVRFGNGTSVRGSALIGADGFHSAVRRRLVGPEESRDSGYISWLAVTRFARPRLPAGYVGHYWGAGRRFGLIDVGQGRYYWWGTKNMPAERSRRWDGDKAEILATYAGWAEEVCDIVRATPMETVLAVPSHDRPFLERWGEGPVTLLGDAAHPMLTSLGQGSAMAIEDAVVLAGCLGAAPDDPATAFRRYEDLRRERVRAVVAASRSVSEMEQLEDPVARRRRDETLRHADESGLREQIEALLRWPPSPPA, from the coding sequence ATGACACCCACCACGCACGAGACGACCTCCCCCCGCCTGCCGGTCATCATCGCCGGAGCCGGTATCGGCGGGCTGAGCGCCGCCATCGCCCTGCGCCGCGTGGGTGTCCCCGTCCGGATCTACGAGCGTGCCTCCCGGCTGGGCGCGGCGGGCTCCGGGCTGTCCGTGATGAGCAACGCCGTCGCCGCGCTGGCGTCGTTGGGCATCGACCTGCACCTGTCCAAGCGCGGCCAGGACATCGAGACGTTCCGCGTCCTCGACGAGACCGGGAACCTGATCCGCGAGCAGCCGCTGAAAGCTGTCACGGACGCGCTCGGCGTGCCGTCGGTGTGCGTGACCCGCGCCGACCTCCAGGACGCCCTGCTGGCCGAGGCCGAGGGGACACCGCTGGCCCTGGGCCACGCCGTGGCCGGCTACGAGCCGGACCCGGACGGGGTCACCGTACGCTTCGGGAACGGTACGTCGGTGCGGGGCAGTGCCCTGATCGGCGCGGACGGCTTCCACTCCGCGGTCCGCCGCCGTCTCGTCGGCCCCGAGGAGAGCCGGGACAGCGGCTACATCAGCTGGCTGGCCGTCACCCGCTTCGCCCGGCCGCGTCTCCCGGCGGGCTACGTGGGCCACTACTGGGGCGCCGGCCGCAGGTTCGGCCTGATCGACGTGGGGCAGGGGCGCTACTACTGGTGGGGCACGAAGAACATGCCCGCCGAACGGTCCCGCCGCTGGGACGGCGACAAGGCCGAGATCCTGGCCACCTACGCGGGATGGGCCGAGGAGGTGTGCGACATCGTCCGCGCGACCCCGATGGAGACGGTGCTCGCCGTGCCCTCGCACGACCGGCCGTTCCTGGAGCGCTGGGGGGAGGGACCGGTCACCCTCCTCGGTGACGCCGCCCACCCGATGCTGACGAGCCTGGGACAGGGCTCGGCGATGGCGATCGAGGACGCGGTCGTCCTGGCCGGCTGCCTCGGCGCGGCCCCGGACGACCCGGCCACCGCGTTCCGCCGCTACGAGGACCTGCGGCGCGAACGGGTCCGCGCGGTGGTGGCAGCCTCCCGGTCGGTCAGCGAGATGGAGCAGCTGGAGGACCCGGTGGCACGCCGCCGACGGGACGAGACGCTGCGGCACGCCGACGAGAGCGGGCTGCGGGAGCAGATTGAGGCGCTGCTGCGCTGGCCCCCGTCACCGCCGGCCTGA
- a CDS encoding bifunctional o-acetylhomoserine/o-acetylserine sulfhydrylase: protein MSSQPTDSVTARPTPEEPAAGPDTSAWSFETKQVHAGAVPDPVTGARATPIYQTTSFVFRDTRHAADLFALAEPGNIYTRIHNPTQDVFEQRIAALEGGVAAVALSSGQAAETLALLTLASAGDHIVSSTSLYGGTYNLFRHTLPRLGIEVSFVDDPDDPEAWRAAVRPNTKALFAESLGNPRGNVLDVRAVADVAHAAGVPLIVDNTVPTPYLLRPLEHGADIVVHSATKFLGGHGTAIAGVVVDGGTFDFGAHADRFPDFTEPDPSYHGLRYWPALGPGAYAVKLRVQLLRDLGPALSPHSAFLLLQGVETLSLRIERHTANAQALAEWLEQRDEVAAVHYPGLPSSRWYEAGQRYLPRGAGAIVSFELRGGIEAGQRFVDGVELFSHLANIGDVRSLIIHPASTTHSQLDEAQLAATGTAPGLVRLSVGIESLADLKADLEAGFRAAKGA, encoded by the coding sequence ATGAGCAGCCAGCCCACCGACTCCGTCACCGCCCGCCCCACCCCCGAGGAGCCGGCCGCCGGTCCCGACACATCGGCGTGGTCCTTCGAGACCAAGCAGGTCCACGCCGGTGCCGTACCCGACCCGGTCACCGGTGCCCGCGCCACGCCGATCTACCAGACCACGTCGTTCGTGTTCCGGGACACCCGGCACGCCGCCGACCTGTTCGCGCTCGCCGAGCCCGGCAACATCTACACCCGGATCCACAACCCCACCCAGGACGTCTTCGAGCAGCGGATCGCCGCCCTGGAAGGCGGCGTGGCGGCCGTGGCACTGTCCTCCGGGCAGGCGGCGGAGACCCTGGCCCTCCTCACCCTGGCGAGCGCAGGCGACCACATCGTCTCCAGCACCTCCCTCTACGGCGGCACCTACAACCTGTTCCGCCACACGCTGCCCCGGCTCGGCATCGAGGTGTCCTTCGTGGACGACCCGGACGATCCCGAAGCGTGGCGGGCGGCGGTCCGGCCGAACACCAAGGCGCTGTTCGCTGAGTCGCTGGGCAACCCGCGCGGCAACGTGCTCGACGTGCGGGCGGTGGCCGACGTGGCGCACGCGGCGGGCGTTCCGCTGATCGTGGACAACACGGTACCGACCCCGTATCTGCTCCGGCCCCTCGAACACGGCGCGGACATCGTCGTGCACTCGGCCACGAAGTTCCTCGGCGGCCACGGCACCGCCATCGCGGGCGTGGTCGTGGACGGCGGTACCTTCGACTTCGGCGCGCACGCCGACAGGTTCCCGGACTTCACCGAACCGGACCCGAGCTACCACGGCCTGCGGTACTGGCCCGCGCTCGGCCCCGGTGCCTATGCGGTCAAGCTCCGGGTGCAGTTGCTGCGCGATCTCGGCCCGGCGCTCTCCCCGCACTCCGCGTTCCTCCTGCTCCAGGGTGTGGAGACGCTGAGCCTGCGGATCGAGCGGCACACGGCCAACGCCCAGGCGCTCGCGGAATGGCTGGAGCAGCGCGACGAGGTCGCCGCCGTGCACTATCCGGGCCTGCCGTCCAGCAGGTGGTACGAGGCCGGGCAACGGTACCTGCCGCGCGGTGCCGGTGCGATCGTCTCCTTCGAACTGCGCGGCGGCATCGAGGCGGGCCAACGGTTCGTGGACGGGGTGGAACTGTTCAGCCACCTCGCCAACATCGGTGACGTACGCAGCCTGATCATCCATCCCGCGTCCACCACGCACAGCCAGCTCGACGAGGCCCAGTTGGCGGCGACCGGCACCGCGCCGGGGCTGGTGCGGCTGTCGGTGGGCATCGAGTCCCTGGCCGACCTGAAGGCGGACCTGGAGGCCGGTTTCCGCGCGGCCAAGGGCGCGTAG
- a CDS encoding non-ribosomal peptide synthetase, whose amino-acid sequence MNLPDRIGSPFPLAADPGTELLPLTAYQRDVWASAALHPGDPQFNCCVTERLTGPVNRRLLVASADAVLSRHDTFRLCFDERDGTPVQWVGTEAPAVRQLDLSDEEDPAAACSAWLEADLLRALPLREGPLVRATLLVEGPDTVVLRLTAHHLVADGWTCNRLSQEILQEYAHRCAGAPAPAASSAPVAAFAAEEARYRAGERFTDDLGHHRAALADAGTALFTRRAPSGARRRGIVTLPVDGALVRRVRAAGYSPFAYVAAVLGGLLTRLHGSDDVVLGIPLLNRGGWEAAPYGQLANTLPLPLRRPGARPVGELVRETRGAIRELQRHERLALGDLLTGLAADGTGGSRHLFDVTLSYLRYQRPTVIDGVRRETGMRAPGYDQSALNVYVRDFSDVPGMEIDLVYALDVFDEDLPIGSVARQLEQLLAGCLDDPAAVLSAVPVTSAAERDALLALGRGPATGEREPGTLHGLFERQCVRRPRALAVTDAATGHSLTYAALERRANRVARGLRAAGVGDGDRVVVALRRGPDLMAALFGVLKAGAAYVPVDPDYPAGRIRHMLDDSRAAAVVLDDAGAGAPWAAGLPHAHRVADLEAGQDDTAPVTGAGPDSLAYVIYTSGSTGRPKGVMIEHRSAVNRLTWMQRLYPVGAGDVLLQKTPVSFDVSVWELFWWAAEGARLVLLPPGGEKDPREVARAVRDHGVTVLHFVPSMLGPFLDPGAQGVSSLRYVFCSGEALPPGHVARFARTFRTGPAGPPRLVNLYGPTEAAVDVTAYDCPADPAAAVRRVPIGRPVDNTVLYVLDAHGRPQPAGVPGELCIGGVQVARGYLGLPRLTEERFTADPFLPGGRIYRTGDIARWLADGTLEYLGRADGQVKIRGHRVETGEVAAALRELPGVRDAVVTASATGGGGDRLAAYYVAGDGDPGADRLRAALLARLPAFMVPALWRRIERVPLTPSGKTDLRALPDPRDAAGPAGDTEPADPVQAALARIWAQVLGLERVGVHDDFYALGGDSIRLLTVRARAERQGLRFRLDDLVAAPTVAALAAVTAVGLPPGDAAPGGPRPFELVAGIDRAALGDAEDAHPLSRLQLGLIFHSRRRPGSAVYKDVFRYVLRMPWDEAAFRAATARLTARHPALRSTFALAHVSEPLQVIHAQAADIADSVDLRGRPDAAAEAEILRYVKERRVHDYDFERGPLCFLRAYVRTGTVELVLGFHHALLDGASVANLLRDLLQDYAHALGLGTGPVPGGPLPPPTAHVSAERAALSSPESRAYWRDVVTGASAPPLAGTRAHRPPAGGEQIVCHRDLPAGLADALRAVARTQGTPVKSVLLAAHCLTLGLFTGAPEVLTGLITHGRTGEDGEQALGLFLNTVPLRMPTTGAGWFDLAREALRREREGFPHRHYPLSAIQEEHPGSPLETAFNYVHFRQLAEVLSLPDVRLLDFRTWEETSFALLVNVVHDPVDGRIGLRVECDGQVFGRDQAELLADTLVAVVRRMTEHPQEPAGFDFLAPRPVRPGPSPVSPECVTDLFLRRAARTPRAVALVHGDDAWSYARLADAARAVAHRLRADGTRRGDRIGVAMDRGPHTIAVVLGVLLAGAAVVPLDPAYPPARLAALAATARPRRIVAAARHAHLVADCAPLLSPASLTAPGAPDPGADGLPGPAPLDTAYVLFTSGSTGAPKGVAMPHRALANLIGWQNRVPSGAVGGRTLHFAPLGFDVSFQEIFSTLCGGGTLVLADEDHRRDMPALLRLLDETGVERVFLPFVALQQMAEAADALGLVPGRLRVVVSSGEQLRVTGALRRFLAALPGVLLENQYGPTESHVVTRHSMTGDPARFPELPPVGLPVDGAQVLVLDARMRPVPPGVQGEIHLAGVCLAQGYEGRADLTAERFVGHPYGAPGEVLYRTGDLAVVLPDGNIVCTGRADSQVKIRGYRVEPAEVEAAMLGWAADRPGIRDAAVVPRRRAGGETTLAAFLVGDQDRTDTEELRRHLRTVLPSHLVPASLTWVAALPLTPSGKRDDRALAATAPAQDVRPRGTRPAPGSHEAVLADILADLLELPAGAIGVDDDLFDLGGTSLTAMRLMVTIEQRFQVTVPLSEFIAAPTVAGLARRLRSRTAVATFDPLVPIRPGGDRRPLFMVHPMGGNVLCYVQLARHLPEGRPLYALQAAGAVPGSEPRRSVPELAADYIAALRRVQPHGPYTIGGWSFGGFVAFEMAIQLARAGEKVADLVLLDTTALASGPRARSDENALLGWFFWELLWLGRGDASPLEKIPPELTTLGEKFDFIAALAVRTGVLPPGSSGALVRRLFRVYEANWNAALEYRPEVPDQDVTLVLAAEPLPDVLLAMHTAGGSRYEDPLNGWRSMTRGRLRTVEVPGDHLSLIGHPHVKHTADVIGRILDGRAVPSPAGVAT is encoded by the coding sequence ATGAACTTACCGGACCGCATCGGGTCCCCCTTTCCCCTGGCTGCCGACCCGGGCACCGAGCTGCTGCCGCTGACCGCCTACCAGCGGGACGTGTGGGCCTCGGCCGCCCTGCACCCGGGCGACCCGCAGTTCAACTGCTGTGTGACCGAGCGCCTCACCGGCCCGGTGAACCGGCGACTGCTGGTCGCGAGCGCCGACGCGGTGCTCTCCCGGCACGACACGTTCCGGTTGTGCTTCGACGAGCGGGACGGGACGCCTGTGCAGTGGGTCGGCACCGAGGCACCCGCGGTGCGGCAGCTCGATCTGTCAGACGAGGAGGACCCGGCCGCGGCCTGCTCCGCGTGGCTGGAGGCCGACCTGCTGCGCGCGCTGCCGCTGCGGGAGGGGCCGCTGGTCCGGGCGACGCTGCTGGTGGAGGGGCCCGACACGGTCGTCCTGCGGCTGACGGCGCACCATCTGGTCGCGGACGGCTGGACCTGCAACCGGCTGAGCCAGGAGATCCTCCAGGAGTACGCCCACCGCTGTGCGGGGGCCCCGGCACCCGCCGCGAGCTCCGCCCCGGTCGCCGCCTTCGCGGCGGAGGAGGCACGCTACCGGGCCGGCGAGCGGTTCACCGACGACCTGGGCCACCACCGCGCCGCGCTGGCGGACGCCGGCACCGCGCTGTTCACGCGCCGGGCGCCGAGCGGCGCGCGGCGCCGGGGCATCGTGACGCTGCCGGTCGACGGCGCGCTGGTGCGGCGTGTCCGGGCCGCGGGCTACTCCCCCTTCGCGTATGTCGCGGCCGTCCTCGGCGGGCTGCTCACCCGGCTGCACGGCAGCGACGACGTCGTCCTCGGTATCCCGCTGCTGAACCGCGGCGGCTGGGAGGCGGCACCGTACGGCCAGCTCGCCAACACCCTGCCGCTGCCACTGCGGCGCCCCGGGGCCCGCCCGGTCGGTGAACTCGTGCGCGAGACCCGCGGGGCGATCCGGGAGCTGCAGCGGCACGAACGGCTCGCCCTCGGCGACCTGCTGACCGGTCTGGCCGCCGACGGCACGGGCGGCTCCCGGCACCTGTTCGACGTGACGCTGTCCTATCTGCGGTACCAGCGGCCCACCGTCATCGACGGGGTACGGCGCGAGACCGGCATGCGGGCCCCGGGATACGACCAGTCCGCGCTCAACGTCTACGTACGGGACTTCAGCGACGTGCCGGGCATGGAGATCGACCTGGTCTACGCGCTGGACGTGTTCGACGAGGACCTGCCGATCGGCTCGGTGGCCCGGCAACTGGAGCAGCTGCTCGCGGGCTGCCTGGACGACCCGGCGGCCGTGCTGTCCGCGGTGCCCGTGACCAGCGCGGCGGAACGGGACGCCCTGCTCGCCCTGGGACGGGGCCCGGCCACCGGGGAGCGCGAACCCGGCACGCTGCACGGGCTCTTCGAGCGGCAGTGCGTCCGGCGGCCGCGGGCCCTGGCGGTCACGGACGCGGCCACCGGCCACTCGCTCACCTACGCCGCGCTGGAGCGCCGCGCCAACCGTGTGGCCCGGGGCCTGCGCGCGGCCGGCGTCGGCGACGGGGACCGGGTGGTGGTGGCGCTGCGCCGCGGGCCGGACCTCATGGCGGCGTTGTTCGGGGTGCTCAAGGCGGGGGCCGCGTACGTCCCGGTGGATCCGGACTACCCCGCCGGGCGGATCAGGCACATGCTCGACGACAGCCGGGCCGCCGCGGTGGTGCTGGACGACGCGGGCGCCGGGGCGCCGTGGGCCGCGGGTCTGCCGCACGCGCACCGGGTGGCCGACCTGGAAGCGGGGCAGGACGACACCGCGCCCGTCACCGGCGCCGGGCCGGACTCCCTCGCCTACGTGATCTACACCTCCGGATCGACCGGCCGGCCCAAGGGCGTGATGATCGAGCACCGGTCGGCCGTCAACCGTCTGACCTGGATGCAGCGGCTGTACCCGGTGGGCGCGGGTGACGTCCTGCTCCAGAAGACCCCGGTGTCCTTCGACGTGTCCGTGTGGGAGCTGTTCTGGTGGGCCGCCGAGGGCGCCCGGCTGGTGCTGCTGCCGCCCGGCGGCGAGAAGGACCCCCGGGAGGTGGCCCGCGCCGTACGCGACCACGGTGTCACCGTCCTGCACTTCGTCCCCTCCATGCTCGGCCCCTTCCTCGACCCGGGTGCCCAGGGCGTGTCCTCGCTCCGGTACGTCTTCTGCAGCGGCGAGGCCCTGCCGCCCGGACACGTGGCACGCTTCGCGCGGACCTTCCGCACGGGCCCGGCCGGGCCGCCCCGCCTGGTGAACCTGTACGGGCCCACCGAGGCCGCGGTGGACGTCACGGCGTACGACTGCCCCGCTGACCCGGCGGCCGCCGTGCGCCGGGTGCCCATCGGGCGGCCGGTGGACAACACCGTGCTGTACGTCCTGGACGCGCACGGCCGCCCGCAGCCCGCCGGTGTCCCGGGGGAGTTGTGCATCGGGGGCGTACAGGTCGCCCGGGGCTACCTCGGGCTGCCCCGGCTGACCGAGGAGCGCTTCACGGCCGACCCGTTCCTGCCCGGCGGCCGCATCTACCGCACCGGGGACATCGCCCGCTGGCTCGCCGACGGCACCCTGGAGTACCTCGGCCGTGCCGACGGCCAGGTCAAGATCCGGGGCCACCGGGTGGAGACCGGCGAGGTCGCCGCCGCGCTGCGTGAGCTGCCCGGGGTGCGCGACGCGGTGGTCACCGCCTCCGCCACCGGGGGCGGTGGCGACCGGCTGGCCGCCTACTACGTGGCCGGTGACGGCGATCCGGGGGCGGACCGGCTCCGCGCGGCGCTCCTCGCCCGGCTGCCGGCGTTCATGGTGCCCGCCCTGTGGCGCCGGATCGAGCGGGTGCCGCTCACCCCGAGCGGCAAGACCGATCTGCGGGCGCTGCCCGACCCGCGGGACGCCGCGGGTCCGGCCGGTGACACCGAGCCGGCGGATCCGGTGCAGGCCGCGCTCGCCCGTATCTGGGCGCAGGTGCTGGGGCTGGAGCGGGTCGGCGTGCACGACGACTTCTACGCCCTCGGCGGCGACTCGATCCGGCTGCTCACCGTCCGGGCCAGGGCCGAGCGGCAGGGCCTGCGCTTCCGCCTCGACGATCTCGTGGCCGCGCCGACCGTGGCGGCCCTCGCCGCCGTCACCGCCGTCGGCCTCCCGCCCGGCGATGCCGCGCCGGGCGGGCCCCGCCCCTTCGAGCTGGTTGCCGGCATCGACCGGGCGGCGCTCGGTGACGCCGAGGACGCCCATCCGCTCTCCCGGCTCCAGCTCGGCCTGATCTTCCACTCCCGCCGCCGGCCCGGTTCCGCCGTGTACAAGGACGTCTTCCGCTACGTGCTGCGGATGCCGTGGGACGAGGCGGCGTTCCGCGCCGCCACCGCGCGGCTGACCGCCCGGCATCCCGCCCTGCGCTCCACGTTCGCGCTCGCCCACGTGTCCGAGCCGCTGCAGGTGATACACGCACAGGCGGCGGACATCGCGGACAGTGTGGACCTGCGCGGCCGCCCCGACGCCGCGGCGGAGGCGGAGATCCTGCGGTACGTCAAGGAACGCCGCGTGCACGACTACGACTTCGAGCGCGGCCCGCTCTGCTTCCTGCGCGCGTACGTGCGCACCGGCACGGTGGAACTCGTGCTGGGCTTCCACCACGCGCTGCTGGACGGCGCCAGCGTCGCCAACCTGCTGCGGGACCTGCTGCAGGACTACGCGCACGCCCTAGGACTCGGCACCGGGCCGGTGCCCGGCGGACCGCTGCCGCCCCCCACCGCGCACGTGTCCGCCGAACGAGCCGCCCTAAGCTCCCCGGAGAGCCGCGCCTACTGGCGGGACGTCGTCACCGGCGCGTCCGCACCGCCGCTCGCCGGGACGCGCGCCCACCGCCCGCCGGCCGGCGGGGAGCAGATCGTATGCCACCGGGACCTGCCGGCCGGTCTCGCCGACGCGTTGCGCGCCGTCGCCCGCACGCAGGGGACGCCGGTCAAGTCGGTGCTGCTGGCGGCGCACTGCCTGACCCTCGGTCTGTTCACGGGCGCCCCCGAGGTGCTCACCGGGCTGATCACGCACGGCCGTACCGGCGAGGACGGCGAGCAGGCCCTCGGCCTCTTCCTCAACACCGTGCCGCTGCGGATGCCCACCACCGGCGCGGGCTGGTTCGACCTCGCGCGGGAGGCACTGCGCCGGGAGCGCGAGGGCTTCCCGCACCGTCACTACCCGCTCAGCGCCATCCAGGAGGAGCACCCCGGCAGCCCGCTGGAGACGGCCTTCAACTACGTCCACTTCCGGCAGCTCGCCGAGGTGCTGTCGCTTCCGGACGTCCGGCTGCTGGATTTCCGGACCTGGGAGGAGACCAGCTTCGCCCTGCTGGTCAACGTGGTGCACGACCCGGTGGACGGGCGGATCGGCCTGCGCGTCGAGTGCGACGGGCAGGTGTTCGGCCGGGACCAGGCCGAGCTGCTGGCCGACACCCTGGTCGCCGTGGTCCGCCGGATGACCGAACACCCGCAGGAGCCGGCCGGGTTCGACTTCCTCGCACCGCGGCCCGTCCGCCCCGGGCCGTCGCCGGTGAGCCCGGAGTGCGTCACGGACCTCTTCCTCCGCCGGGCCGCCCGCACCCCGCGGGCCGTCGCCCTCGTCCACGGTGACGACGCCTGGAGCTACGCGCGGCTGGCCGATGCCGCGCGGGCCGTGGCGCACCGGCTGCGGGCCGACGGGACACGCCGCGGTGACCGGATCGGGGTGGCCATGGACCGGGGCCCGCACACGATCGCCGTGGTCCTCGGCGTCCTGCTCGCCGGGGCCGCCGTCGTCCCGCTGGACCCGGCCTATCCCCCGGCCCGGCTGGCTGCGCTGGCCGCCACCGCCCGGCCCCGCCGCATCGTCGCCGCCGCTCGCCACGCGCACCTGGTGGCGGACTGCGCGCCGCTGCTGTCCCCCGCGTCCCTGACCGCGCCGGGAGCACCTGACCCCGGCGCGGACGGACTGCCGGGCCCCGCACCGCTGGACACCGCGTACGTGCTGTTCACCTCCGGCTCGACCGGCGCCCCCAAGGGCGTGGCGATGCCGCACCGGGCGCTGGCGAACCTGATCGGGTGGCAGAACCGGGTGCCCAGCGGTGCCGTCGGCGGCCGTACCCTGCACTTCGCGCCGCTCGGCTTCGACGTCTCCTTCCAGGAGATCTTCTCCACCCTGTGCGGCGGCGGCACCCTGGTACTGGCGGACGAGGACCACCGCCGCGACATGCCCGCGCTGCTGCGGCTGCTGGACGAGACGGGTGTGGAACGGGTGTTCCTGCCGTTCGTGGCGTTGCAGCAGATGGCGGAGGCGGCCGACGCACTCGGCCTGGTGCCGGGGCGGCTGCGGGTGGTGGTCTCCTCGGGCGAGCAACTGCGGGTGACAGGCGCCCTGCGCCGGTTCCTCGCCGCCCTGCCCGGCGTCCTGCTGGAGAACCAGTACGGCCCGACCGAGTCGCACGTGGTCACCCGCCACAGCATGACCGGCGACCCGGCCCGATTCCCGGAGCTGCCGCCCGTGGGCCTCCCCGTGGACGGCGCACAGGTGCTGGTGCTGGACGCGCGGATGAGGCCGGTGCCCCCCGGTGTCCAGGGCGAGATCCACCTGGCCGGAGTCTGCCTCGCCCAGGGGTACGAGGGCCGCGCGGACCTGACCGCCGAGCGGTTCGTCGGCCATCCCTACGGCGCCCCCGGCGAGGTCCTCTACCGCACGGGCGACCTCGCGGTGGTACTGCCCGACGGGAACATCGTGTGCACCGGCAGGGCCGACAGCCAGGTCAAGATACGCGGCTACCGGGTCGAGCCGGCCGAGGTCGAGGCCGCGATGCTCGGCTGGGCCGCGGACCGGCCCGGCATCCGTGACGCGGCGGTCGTGCCGCGCCGGCGGGCCGGCGGCGAGACCACCCTCGCCGCGTTCCTCGTCGGCGACCAGGACCGGACGGACACCGAGGAACTGCGCCGTCATCTGCGCACCGTGCTGCCGTCGCACCTGGTGCCCGCATCCCTGACCTGGGTAGCCGCGCTGCCGCTGACCCCGTCCGGGAAACGCGACGACCGGGCGCTGGCCGCCACCGCCCCCGCCCAGGACGTACGGCCGCGCGGCACCAGGCCGGCACCCGGCAGCCACGAGGCGGTACTGGCGGACATCCTGGCCGATCTGCTGGAGCTGCCCGCCGGCGCGATCGGTGTCGATGACGACCTCTTCGACCTGGGCGGCACCTCGCTGACCGCGATGCGGCTGATGGTGACCATCGAGCAGCGCTTCCAAGTCACCGTCCCGCTGTCCGAGTTCATCGCCGCCCCCACCGTCGCCGGGCTCGCGCGGCGGCTGCGGAGCCGGACCGCCGTGGCCACCTTCGACCCGCTGGTGCCCATCCGCCCCGGAGGGGACCGCCGTCCGCTGTTCATGGTGCACCCCATGGGGGGCAACGTCCTGTGCTACGTGCAGCTCGCCCGCCACCTGCCCGAAGGCCGGCCGCTGTACGCGCTGCAGGCGGCAGGCGCCGTTCCCGGCTCCGAACCCCGCCGCTCGGTGCCCGAACTGGCCGCCGATTACATCGCCGCGCTGCGACGTGTGCAGCCGCACGGCCCCTACACGATCGGCGGCTGGTCCTTCGGCGGTTTCGTGGCCTTCGAGATGGCGATCCAGCTCGCCCGCGCCGGTGAGAAGGTCGCCGATCTGGTGCTGCTCGACACCACCGCCCTGGCTTCGGGACCGCGGGCCCGCAGCGACGAGAACGCCCTCCTCGGCTGGTTCTTCTGGGAGTTGCTCTGGCTCGGCCGCGGCGATGCGTCGCCGCTCGAAAAGATCCCGCCCGAACTGACCACGCTCGGCGAGAAGTTCGACTTCATCGCCGCTCTCGCCGTGCGCACCGGGGTGCTGCCCCCGGGCAGTTCGGGCGCCCTGGTCCGCCGGCTGTTCAGGGTCTACGAGGCCAACTGGAACGCCGCGCTGGAGTACCGGCCCGAGGTGCCCGACCAGGACGTCACCCTGGTGCTGGCCGCCGAGCCGCTGCCCGACGTGCTGCTGGCCATGCACACCGCGGGCGGCAGCCGGTACGAGGACCCGTTGAACGGCTGGCGGTCCATGACCCGCGGCCGGCTGCGTACCGTCGAGGTGCCCGGCGACCACCTCTCCCTCATCGGACACCCCCATGTGAAGCACACGGCCGACGTCATCGGCCGCATCCTCGACGGCCGGGCCGTCCCCTCCCCCGCTGGAGTCGCGACATGA
- a CDS encoding thioesterase II family protein, whose translation MTSVPFAAGTPVPGDWFHPPKGDRADRDAALVLFLLPHAGGGAAMFRDWLPLLPSDVAPRALTAPGREGRLAERPLQDWDALYGAVHDAVVAELDGGPYAVFGHCLGAHLAFRLTTRLTAEGLPAPVLLGVSGWSPRGFFRPTLADSTMPEAELLAHIRRLGSFPEEVQRDPAMLARVLPALRADLRVAATFADDGAKATCPLVSYGGDADPLMVEPDAMTHWADRTSRYLGHAWLPGGHFFPEEHADQIAPHFVRTLRTVHRP comes from the coding sequence ATGACCTCCGTACCTTTCGCCGCCGGCACGCCCGTTCCCGGGGACTGGTTCCACCCTCCGAAGGGCGACCGGGCCGACCGGGATGCCGCCCTCGTACTGTTTCTGCTGCCGCATGCGGGCGGGGGCGCGGCGATGTTCCGCGACTGGCTGCCGCTGCTGCCTTCCGACGTGGCGCCGCGCGCCCTCACCGCGCCCGGCCGGGAGGGACGTCTGGCCGAGCGGCCGCTGCAGGACTGGGACGCCCTCTACGGCGCCGTGCACGACGCGGTCGTCGCCGAGTTGGACGGTGGGCCGTACGCCGTCTTCGGGCACTGCCTGGGGGCGCACCTCGCGTTCCGCCTCACCACACGCCTCACGGCCGAAGGACTGCCGGCGCCGGTGCTGCTCGGGGTGTCCGGCTGGTCGCCGCGCGGCTTCTTCCGGCCCACCCTGGCGGACAGCACCATGCCGGAGGCCGAACTGCTCGCCCACATCCGGCGCCTCGGCTCGTTCCCGGAGGAGGTCCAGCGGGACCCGGCGATGCTGGCCCGGGTACTGCCCGCGCTGCGGGCCGATCTGCGGGTCGCCGCGACCTTCGCCGACGACGGCGCCAAGGCCACCTGCCCGCTGGTCTCCTACGGCGGCGACGCCGATCCGCTGATGGTGGAGCCGGACGCCATGACGCACTGGGCCGACCGCACCTCGCGTTACCTGGGCCACGCCTGGCTTCCGGGTGGCCACTTCTTCCCCGAGGAGCACGCCGACCAGATCGCCCCGCATTTCGTGCGCACGCTGCGCACCGTGCACCGCCCCTGA